One part of the Lycorma delicatula isolate Av1 chromosome 7, ASM4794821v1, whole genome shotgun sequence genome encodes these proteins:
- the LOC142327913 gene encoding LOW QUALITY PROTEIN: cytochrome P450 4C1-like (The sequence of the model RefSeq protein was modified relative to this genomic sequence to represent the inferred CDS: inserted 1 base in 1 codon; deleted 2 bases in 1 codon), translating into MNNNICDKKESDRHEDAHYVTLDAICRTAMGVSXKAQHGNGGDFVKNLETVFKVWQQRMVQIWLQIPILFSLSNIKKVHDEAVKSTLQFTEKVIKEKHEEWEMSKDEYYKKLEDGGKLAFLDLMLGNGMTDNELRDETMTIIIGGQETTATELSFALLLIAMHPDVQELVHEELDYIFGNDKYTEPGLYDLNKLEYLERAIKETMRLFPALPAIGRQLEEDVKVGDFVVPKGTDIGIFIYEIHRDPDHWKDPGKFNPDNFLPENCRTRHPYSYMPFSAGLRNCIGQKYGMLQMKTVLSTLLRRYNIQPGPEHSTVDKIDVIMTTTLKSKKGFNAIFNLR; encoded by the exons ATGAACAACAATATCTGTGACAAGAAAGAATCAGATAGACATGAAGATGCT CATTATGTAACATTAGATGCAATTTGTAGAACAGCAATGGGTGTAT GAAAAGCTCAACATGGAAATGGAGgt gattttgttaaaaatttggaaactGTGTTCAAG gtTTGGCAACAAAGAATGGTACAAATATGGTTACAAATAccaatattattttcactaagtaatataaaaaaagttcatgatGAAGCAGTTAAATCGACTCTACAGTTcacagaaaaagttataaaagaaaaacatgaagAATGGGAAATGAGCAAGgatgagtattataaaaaattag AAGATGGTGGTAAATTGGCATTCTTAGATTTGATGTTAGGTAATGGAATGACTGATAATGAATTGCGAGATGAAACAATGACTATTATAATTGGTGGCCAAGAAACTACAGCTACTGAATTGAGTTTTGCACTTTTATTAATCGCCATGCATCCAGATGTACAAGAAttg GTTCATGAAGAGCTAGATTATATATTTGGTAATGATAAGTATACAGAACCAGGCCTATATGatcttaataaattagaatatttagaacGGGCTATAAAAGAGACTATGAGATTATTTCCAGCATTACCAGCTATTGGTAGACAATTAGAAGAGGACGTAAAAGTGGGCGATTTTGTAGTTCCTAaag GTACTGATAtaggtatatttatatatgaaatacatCGTGATCCAGATCACTGGAAAGATCCTGGTAAATTTAACCCGGATAATTTTCTTCCAGAAAATTGTCGAACAAGACATCCATATTCATATATGCCATTTTCAGCAGGTTTAAGAAATTGTATAGGACAAAAATATGGTATGTTACAAATGAAGACTGTTTTATCTACACTTTTGCGACGATATAATATACAACCAGGGCCTGAACATAGTACCGTagataaaattgatgtaataatgaCAACCACATTAAAATCTAAGAAAGGATTTAATGCGATATTTAATCTAAGATAA